In Salvelinus namaycush isolate Seneca chromosome 17, SaNama_1.0, whole genome shotgun sequence, one genomic interval encodes:
- the thoc3 gene encoding THO complex subunit 3, translating into MASKYYQEMQESFRNNNKSREFPAHSAKVHSVAWSCDGRRLASGSFDKTASVFVLEKDRLVKENNYRGHGDSVDQLCWHPTNPDVFVTASGDKTIRIWDVRTTKCTATVNTKGENINICWSPDGQTIAVGNKDDVVTFIDVKSHRSRAEEQFKFEVNEISWNNDNNMFFLTNGNGCINILSYPELKPIQSINAHPSNCICIKFDPTGKYFATGSADALVSLWTVEELVCVRCFSRLDWPVRTLSFSHDGKMLASASEDHFIDIAEVETGEKLWEVQCESPTFTVAWHPKRPLLAYACDDKEGKYDNNRESGTVKLFGLPNDS; encoded by the exons ATGGCGTCCAAATATTATCAAGAGATGCAAGAGAGTTTTAGAAATAACAACAAAAGCAGGGAATTCCCTGCGCATAGCGCTAAAGTTCATTCAGTAGCATGGAGTTGCGACGGCAGGAGGTTGGCATCTGGGTCTTTTGATAAAACAGCAAGCGTATTTGTCTTGGAAAAAGACCGTTTG GTGAAGGAGAACAACTACAGAGGCCACGGAGACAGTGTTGATCAGTTGTGTTGGCATCCTACCAACCCAGACGTGTTTGTCACTGCATCAGGGGACAAGACCATACGCATCTGGGACGTTAGAACAACGAAGTGCACGGCTACTGTCAACACTAAAG GGGAAAACATCAATATCTGCTGGAGTCCGGACGGCCAAACGATAGCCGTCGGGAACAAGGATGACGTGGTTACCTTCATCGACGTCAAATCACACCGGTCACGAGCTGAGGAGCAGTTTAAGTTTGAAGTCAACGAGATCTCATGGAATAATGACAACAACATGTTCTTTCTCACCAATGGAAACGGGTGCATCAACATCTTGAG TTACCCTGAGTTGAAGCCCATCCAATCGATCAACGCTCACCCCTCCAATTGCATCTGCATCAAGTTTGACCCAACAGGGAAGTACTTTGCCACAGGAAGTGCAGATGCCCTGGTCAGTCTGTGGACCGTTGAAGAACTGGTCTGTGTTCGCTGTTTCTCCAG GTTGGACTGGCCAGTGAGAACATTGAGTTTCAGCCATGATGGGAAGATGCTGGCTTCAGCCTCAGAAGACCACTTCATAGACATAGCAGAGGTTGAAACAG GAGAGAAGCTGTGGGAGGTCCAGTGTGAGTCTCCTACGTTCACAGTAGCCTGGCATCCTAAGAGACCGCTGCTGGCCTACGCATGTGATGACAAGGAAGGGAAGTACGACAACAATAGAGAGTCTGGCACAGTCAAACTGTTTGGATTACCTAATGATTCCTGA